The stretch of DNA ccctggcacaggctgcccagagaggtgggggagtctccgtctctggagacattccaaccccgcctggaggcgttcctgtgccacctgctgtgggtgaccctgctctggccgggggttggactgggtgatctccagaggtccctgccaaccctgtgattctgtgattctatgacacgaGGAGTGCAATGTCCAGCAGAGGAGAGGAACATCTGAGGATGCTCGGAGCAGTCCAAGCCCAGTTGGAGGCCAGGAGATGGACAGCGTGACCCTTCAGACTCCCTTCCAGCCCCATGTCTTCTGCTTTGGGTCTTcagcacccaaaaaaacccctccagaaTTTGCTCTTAACCGTTTTGGGGCACGCTGGCTTAACGGGGGACTGTattgctctctctctctatgGCGCAGGCTCACTGCCCTGCTCCGAGAAGGCTGTTGGACTTCCTGTAGCTGAGtttctaaaaaatgaaatcacaagagcttaaagatattttttaaagtcatatacTTTGTTTTTATCAAATACCTTGACTTTACATCATAAAGTAGGGATCTAAGATACAAATGTTTAAGGCGGTTTTAATAGCGTGCTAATTACTGTATGCATAACTAAGACCACTATATCAGAACTTAAGTGCTCCACAGGCTGCTGTGACACACCGGTGGTGCCTCAGTGGCACCCTAAGCCAGACGGGAGCTTGGTTCAGCGGGTTTGGGGGTCTCACCTGGGTTCTGATGGCTGTGAAGAAAGAGCTCTTCAAGAaagagctggcagcagcatccccccctcccccccccttcctcccatGTCTCTCGACAGTCGCGTTCAAACTGAGATGCTCACCCTTGATGGTGAGCTGCAGCCGTGCCCGTGCTGGATCTGGACTCCCACCCAACTTCCCAGCTTGGCGTTGGGCCTGCCTTGTCGCCAGGCACTTGCCAGGCAAGTCAGGACTTCAACGAACCTCCACCCCCCTCCAGATACGCAAAGCTCTGGTCTCCCCTCCCTTGGACAGCAGGTGCCTGTGCCAGGGACCCAGCCAGTGGTGCCCTCCATGGCCGGCGCACAAGAGCCTGCGGGACCTGCTAGGGCTTGTGGCACCATTCTTCTCCGTAGGGAAAGCCTGGTGTTCAACTGCAAAGCTGGAGTGGAGAGGGGTGGGGATGACTACAGTCACCAACTGCACCCTTGGCTGTCCAGAGACCCAGTCTGAGAAGCACCAAGGCTCCAGGTGGTCACGCAGCACACGGGGCTCTTCCGCGAGGTCTGCCATGTCTCCAATGCTCTCTGTGATATTCATGCACCCAACGACCCTGTTCTTGCCCTTTCCTTTAACGTCTCTGTTTTCTGAGAACAACTTCTGACATGTCCATGAGGAGTTGGGTCTTCGTTCTGCTTCAAGAAGGTGCCTTGGGAGAAAAGCAACGCACTCGATGGAAGGGAAGGCTCTTTGTCACCCACCACAGCTATCACCTGAGCTGCTTTGAGACCTGCAGGGACCTAGTTTGCTCTTTGCGGGTGTGGAGGAGCACTCCCAAATGCCATTGGGAGCACGTGAAATCgtagaatcattgaggttggaaaagacccttaaggtcatcgagtccaaccgttaacgcagcactgccaaacccaccactaacccatgtccctcagcgccacgtctgcccagcttttaaatacctccagggatggcgactccacccctgccctgggcagcctgttccaatgcttgatcgcccttttggtgaagagattattcctaacatccatcctaaacctgccctggcacaacttgaggccgtttcctcttgtcctatggcttgttccttgggagaagagactgacccccaccccTCACATCTACCGGGGCCGTGGGACCCCCTCATGTTGACCCAGGGGCTGTGGGATCCCTCACACACACGCGCCAGCCCCGGGTCCCCCCCGGCTCCCAACCTGGAATGGGTCTGTTATTGCCACTCGAGACAGAGCTGCCAGAGCTGAAAACTTCATGCTGTGCTAAAGCAGAATTCATACGTTGTTTGCTGCTGAGCCACGCCAAAGGGTGCCCAGATCAGGCTTCTAGTCTATAACACCACGACGACCTCGCCGCAACGGTTCAAACCGCCAGCGGGCCTCCTTTTACTGCTCCTTCTTGACTTCCCGGCCCACCAGGAGTGAATGGGGTTCTTTCTGAGCAGCTCACGGCTCACCCAAATAACCACGGATTTCCCAAGGGAGACCAAGGCACCTTCTGAAAAAGGGTTGGGGGAatcagctgtgggaagggaaagggtCAGATAGTGGAAAGCAGGATATTCTTGGGTCTCTCCCAACCGGGGATGCTGGAGTCCGCGCTGTTCCTGCCCTCTCCGGAATGCAGCAGATGACTGGACTTCGGGTTGTTGTCTCAAAACCCAAAGTCATATCCCAGTTAGGAAAAACAAATGTTGGTAACACTCCAAATATCCTGACTCACAGCTAGTTTCTGTCCCGTATTAGAAGCACAGTTTGTGCTGGAATAAAACAACACCCTGTAAACACGTGATGGTTTCTGAGTTACTGTCAGGACCCCAATACAAATGATGTGTGAAAACGAACTGCGTGGCTTAAACTGGGCTGATTTTATTTATAGTAAACGCCACGACTTGCTGGTTGTGTCACAAATCCCCTGTACTTTCTTTCGGCAGCAGAAACTTCATGCTCCAGCCTCCTTAGACGAGTCTATTTTCAACGCTCTGGCGTGGATGCGGAAGAACTGCCGTTGGCTTTCCCTGGGTTTCTTGCCAAGAGATCACGACAGCTCATTTGTACTCAGAGCAGCAGCATCGCTCTTACTTCATTTTCATAAACATCGGGGCTCATCCCTGACGGAGCGCCGATCGTCCGGAGCCTGTTGACGCCGCAGAGCTTGTGTTTGTAGTGGATGGGCTGCTGCCAGAAGCCATTGTTGGGTTGTACGATGGGACGGCAGGACTCGACCCAGGTGTGGGCGCCCGCTAGGGACACGGAGCGGTGGTTCAGGAGAGGGGACAAGTAGAGGGTGGGGACCTGCTCACCCTGGCAGCGCAGTGGAGCAGTGTTTGGCCCCTTTTTGTCCCCGCGCTGTGGGTCTTAGCTGCTATGGAGTCAAAGCAGCTGGAGATGCGGGTGGCAGTGGCATCCATCACAGGGATGTGCAGGTACTCGATGTCGGGACAGAGGGTTCACCACCTCCAGGAAGACGTTGATGATGGTGCTGATGTggtgggtgaggagcaggaggtggctgTTGGTGGCCCCTACGTCACTGAGGTAGAGGTTGGAGGTGATCCAAGGTGCTGTGGCAGGGCACGCTGGGCTTCCAGAGCCGCCGCCATTGGGGTGTGCTGGTTGTGCCTAGAAACACGTGTACAAATACACCCGGCTCTGTCTCCCCCTGGGCCCCACCACCTGGCAGACCCGGGCGGTCAGGGTTTGTTGGGCAGGGCCCCCCATGGcaaccaccaccacacacacaacgGCGGGTGGCGGGGGCCATGGAGGAGCGGGGCGGCACACGGCCTCGCCTCAGCTTCTTCCCGCCGCCCCAGAGCCGGCAGCTCGGCGGGCCTCGGTGTGGGACTGGGGGACCCTCACACCATCTTGGAGCTGGGGGACCTTCTTACcatcctggggctgggggacctgCGCAccgtcctggggctgggggacctgCTCACCATCCTGGGGCTCGGCGGCCCTCACAACGGCTTGCGCTGGGGGACCCTCACAccgtcctggggctgggggacctTCTCACgatcctggggctgggggaccctCACACCGTCCTGGGACTGGGGGACCTTCTCAACATCCTGGGGCTGTGGGACCCTCACAATGGCTTGGGCTGGGGAACCCTCAcaccagctggggctgggggacctCTTAcatgggctggggctgtgggaacaGGTCCATGGGGTATGGCTcagcacccccctgcaccccgctTTGTGTGACACGAAGCCCCTCTCACccggagcagctctgcagacatgGACCTCGACGTGAACAGCCATTTGTTCAACAGCCGCTCGGCCAAGTCCGCCAGCCGCACCAGCCGCCAtgccctgctgctcctggagAAGAAGGTGACGGCTTCCACTCCCCCTCACCCCTCCAGGCCCTCCAGGCACTGCCCCCCGGGACAGGGTTCACGGCCCCCTCCGGCACAAGGGGAGGGTTTGTTCTGCGTTTGGCTGCCAGTGGACGTGTCTTGAAGAAGCGGAGGGAGATCCCCCTCCTCTGAAGTGGTTGGCAGCGAAAGCCGCAGGTGACATGAGGCTGGAGGAACCTCTTGTGCTTGGAGTCCTTACATCGCCACTTCAGTACTCGGCCCTTGGGTCTTCATCGTGCTGGGTCAGGGGGTGGGCGCCAAAGCTCTCCCCAGGGGAGTGGGAAGAAAATGGCTGGGGGGAGGCAGCTCTCGGTTCCTGGGCCACCTTCGATGTGAACGGTTGCACCTCCATCCTCACCTCAGGACACAGTTGCCATATCGTATCTGCAAGGCAGCTTTGTTTTGGACCGATAGGCTACAGGCACCGTCAGCCACAGACTTAACCTCAATTTAGACGTCATTCCTACGATAGGTAGGGAGACCAAGGGTAAACCATTAGAAATGGGTGAAGTGCTGACGCGCGACCTCCCAGCAGCGGGGACTAGGCAAAGGTTTTGCAACATTTAGCAGCCCGAACCCCCTTTGGTGCTTCTCACTTTGAGTGCAGCGCTAACGGCTTCATTAGTCCGTCTCCCGCAGGTGAGATAGCCTCTCCTGTGGAAATGCGCGGGATGCCAGGTTGAGTCTATAAACTCAGAATTGGGATTTAGGGTGGCATTAGACGTATCTGGACCTTCACACACTGAGTAGTTCCCTTCAGCTcgtctccctgctccagggcagCCAGACTTTTTGTCCTCAGCACCCAGCCAGCACCACCTgaaccctctcccctccccgcactGCATATATCCCAAAGAACTTTGCTATCTCACTTTGGGCAGAAACCCCAAGCGTCATGATTTCAGCagtttttcagtttaaatccaaGTTTTATAACACGGGGCTGCGAAGTCCACCCTCTCGACTgctcctggcagagctgcagggtcCTGCCGGGGTCTGGCTCTGCGTATTTAGGCAACGGAGCAGTCAttatgtgctttaggcaatcctgctctagcaggggagttggactagatgatctctagaggtcccttccaactctgaagattccgtgattccgtgattccatgattagTGAGAACGGGGGAAAAAGCTTACCTGGCTTCACCTCTCAGGTGACGTTTGCTCAAATAAGAAAGTCTAATACAGAAATTAATGTCTGATGGTTTCAACTCCCAGCGTGCCTTGCTAAAATCTGTACTTGAGACATGAGCGAGTGACACTAACAGGTCCCGACGGACGGTTTCTTTCTGCTGTCACGGGGCCGACAGCCTCACGAGGCAGAGCTGAGGTGTCTTTTCCTCCGTTTGGCGTTCCCTAATCCCTTAGCTCAGCGGGCCGACGGTAACCTCTAGGCAGGTGCGTGTCGAGGAGATCCTCCTGGCCTGCAAACATCTACGATGGGCGAGTTTCAAGTCCTCGGGGCAGCGCGGGCGCTGTGAGTGAATTAGCCCTAGGCTACAACCAGGCCCCAGGCTGTGTCATGATGCCCAGTTTGGTCCCTGTGGGTTTGCGTCACACACACGGACAGGTTTTTGTCAACAGTCCCAGGGGGTGCAAACGCCTCATGGCTGGAGAGACACGGAAGCCCGTGCTACACCCGTGGTGCATGGGTGACACCAAGCTCGTTAGCTTGCCCAGTGAATTCTGGTTGAGAGCCCGCTCAAACCGGGTGACCACGTTGTCGTTGGTTGGTTCTAGAATGTGGGCTTTTTGTCATCGGTGTGATGGATTGGGTCTCACATGCAAGAGGGTGTGACTACTGTCCTCCAGACCTGCTTCTTACAGTAGTATAAAACGAATTACAGTCAAGGAAGCAGGATGAGTAATCTTTTTCAGAATGATGTTTAGAGTCATACTTACGAATTTTGGAGCTTTTTTGCTTGGAGGTCACCTTGACCAAGGTCACCTTGACCTCCAAGGGTGAGGGATGTGGCAGGATGTTTCTCTTCCCAAAGACAAGCACCACTTTGGAATTCTTTATTTCATGGTTAGGATAGTGGCTATAAGGATAGTGGCTATAAGGATAGTGGCTATAAGGTCTTATGTTTGCTTTCGTAAAGGTAAAACACTTTGAAGAAGCCAAAAAGAAGACCGAACGTTTCCACAAACAATTACAGCAGCAGTTtttgaaagaagaggagagaaagacgGCGCGGAGGAAGAAGGCATCTGAAAGGTTTGAAaaatccctggaagtgttcagccGCAGAAGTGGGAAGTCGGCCGTCCCTTCCGCCCGCGGTTTGTCTGCCAGTGAAGCAACACCCTTGGAAGACGCAGTTGCTGCTGCCCCAGAAGGGACGAAGAGACACGTCTAGAGAGCTCCTCCTGCAGGCTCTCCTggggctccagcccagctcttgCCAACCTACTCAAATTTCCAGTTTCTCCTTTTAGGAAGCTGAGGCTGGGTCCCATTACAGCAATAAACCAGCACGGTCCCTCGCTCGCTCTCGTATTGCTGCCCCTTTACCCTTTACATCGATGGGGTTGCTGTGGTTAGGGCCATGGGCTGGAGACAACTCAGGGGACAGCGTGGCAGCCGCAGGGGTAAAAAAACCTCTTCAAACGACGGGTTTCCTTTGAGGAAATAGAAAAGTGATGTGAAAAGGATAGAGTTTTTTCTTGGCTTATGCCTTTAGACAGGATTCAAACACGTTTCAGGGCTAGTTGGATTTGCAGAAATGTTATCAGAGGATCAGGGAGGGTAAATGAATCCATTGTtgtggaaaaagaagaaggaTTGGTGACTTAAAGAAGcttaggagagaaaaaataaaggttgGAATGTTGAAGGAGAGCGCCACGAGGCACTGAAGAAGTGGGTAAGTAtcagcagcagatggagaaggTGGTTCTAGGCAAGTGGAACTGATcagctttcctcttccctttcctcttccctttcctcttccctttcctctgccctttccccaAAGCAGAGACGTTCAGAGTAACAGCTGAGTCCCCGTTATGTTTCCCAGTGGCCTTAAGGGAACAATTGGATGTCGGAAGATCGCTGTCAGGTCCTCACtcgttttttttcttcactggattaaaaaaatgctCAGTACCTCCAAGCTGTCCCCCTCAAGTTGGGATTTCTAAAGAGAATTTTCATGACTCATGTGAAAGATGTACCTCAGACATCAGGACAGAACACAGGACGCCTGGCAGGTTACACTCCTGTGCTCAAAAACCTGGAGGCACCAGGCCTTGATGACAAAACGCTGCTTCTCAGTTTGCGGTAAgaccatttttttaatgaaacaacaAACTTTTCCCAAAATCTCTTGCTCTTGAAAACAGtgaaatctttttgtttcttcttccctagAGCTTTCCTAATAATTCAGCCAGGCTCGGACACCTCGCAACGTTACACATGATGATAACTAAAAATCTTAGATTGGAAGGTTGTGTGAGCCGACGCAGGCAGGACGggggaacaaccacaaaccacggatggaaagcaaagaacaaatttaatctcgatatctgacagaccggggaatctctgaagcaacacccgggcagaggcactcAAGCAGGGGACGCGGGCACCGCAGCGCGCACGAGAGCTCTTGGTAGCAAGAGCGCgcgcggactccctgttctcgctcgTATTTAAAGGgctcaaacaggcatagttttcccactgtgctttgatcttcttcaacaacagggcagGGTTCTCAAGCGgctggataaggtgtccctgagtccatcacagacttctgttgtctaagtgcaagtgttttacttgcaagcacccgagactgaataacaattagtgtgacacatgtgtttcccagcaccccaggtgcaagtcacttgagcatatttacaatcctcctcgacgatcttccattgctttcccacaaaGGTGCCTGGCAGGCCTGGCTTTAGGGACAGTGTTTTCCATCTTTGGGACATCTTGGCGATAGTAGGCCACTGCTATAGCCCTGCCCTACGAGGGCTTGCAGGTAGCTGAAGGCACCCTCTCAACCTGTCTCCAGAGGGTGCTTCATAGACACGATCCAGGTGCAGAAACGCTCTACAGACACTGAACAGAAAATCAGTGTTTGGCACCTGAATTGGCTTCAAACCACAGATCTATGAAGTTTTTCAGAGAGTATTTAAGGCATCTTCTTGTATTTCCTTCTTATACCTGTATATATATGCCCTGCATCCTGTCCTCTCCATGTGTGGATCCTTCCTTCTTGACCTCGCTCGTGGAAAGCCTGTCTCCACCATGCTGCTGCCCGGATCCTGCACCAGACCTTAGTGATGACatccagctggaaaaagaaatcaccaGCAGAGTTAACTGCCTAGCAGCCCCACGGCTTTTGCCTGCTGTGTTTGTCCAGGAAAACACGGGTCTGTTGTTCACCGCGACAGATGCCGGATAGGACTGAGGGTAAATGCCCTTGGTCAAGCTGGCAGCGGTGACAGACTGGTGTCTACCTACATCGGTTGGCTTCGGCAGCACTGAAAGCCAAGAAGAGATGCGTTGAGGTGAAAAGCAGGGAAACGCCAACAAATAAATAGTGCGGTATGTTTTTAGAGAGGAGCCTGGAGGTTGTTACCCAGGGGTGACCTGTGCTGGCCACCCCCGGGGTTTTCCTTGTGGGAAGATGCTGTGAGAAAAGGACTGGTTTAAAACCAACCGAGAGCTGCTGGATTTGGCCCAGACATTCATGTGTTACCGCACAACACTTCAGCTATTGTTTGAATCCTGCCTGGAGCTCTTGGCTCTGTCAGCTGTGAAATGGGCCACCCGGCCAAAAGCGCACCCAGGCTCCCGCAGCCCACCTGTTCC from Rissa tridactyla isolate bRisTri1 chromosome 13, bRisTri1.patW.cur.20221130, whole genome shotgun sequence encodes:
- the DUSP18 gene encoding dual specificity protein phosphatase 18; this encodes MSAELLRAQPAHPNGGGSGSPACPATAPWITSNLYLSDVGATNSHLLLLTHHISTIINVFLEVVNPLSRHRVPAHPCPHPLLVPSPEPPLRVPSGRPHLGRVLPSHRTTQQWLLAAAHPLQTQALRRQQAPDDRRSVRDEPRCL